A DNA window from Hymenobacter aquaticus contains the following coding sequences:
- a CDS encoding SusC/RagA family TonB-linked outer membrane protein, with amino-acid sequence MNKLLWLLLALGILLGPGSYAQTGQPRPVTGVVTDTKGNPLPGVTVLVKGTSNGASTGADGRFSVQAAPGSTLAFSFIGFTTQERTVGPDGAVDIRLAENTTNLNDVVVTAYGIKQERRQINYAAQEVKSKDIIESRQTNIVNALQGKVAGVQITSAGGAPGEGSSIVIRGGNSLDGDNQPLFVIDGIIMDNSSFVESTSPGGGSAFNGQLGRSSVSQNRAGDLNPEDIASMTVLKGPAAAALYGLRAANGAVIITTKKGTAGRTNINYRTQFSVDEVNRLPKLQDQYKQGSNGVFDASTRGSWGPRFGAGETVYDNLGNLFEKGTAWQHYLTMSGGGDKATFLVSASRLDQKGVVPNTLYDKSTVRASGTVQFSPKFSGSASAQYLNSGGQSPFQGGGLFGTGLNPSGFFTSLLNWPRNDDARNYLNPDGTRRRLLGAATSAGDPDNPYFTIYRNPQTTRSNRMIGNAQVTFQAAEWAAISYNIGTDFYAQKDRSVRAVGTSQPSNQDGGISETTIFNRLVTSNFLVSLNHKFTDNIGTSLTLGNTVEASRNETTDNIGLIFQNPDFVSINNTVNRNTLVTNKERRLIGNFARLNLDLFQQVTLEVNGRVDMSSTLPRPEKNKNFGRAFGYGSAAVGWEFTRTLGMDQNPILNYGKVRGSVAVVGKDTGPYRVDSPLAQSTYIGGGFRNGFFGSNRLLKPEQTRSVEAGLDLQFLQNRLTLDAAVYYQETRDQLIAPRVSQATAYIFQYINGGTVENKGFELALTGSPIKSAKGLTWDVIANFTLNRNRAVSLPSFLTEVYQSDAFVIDWARGGAFPGKPISSISAVSYKRAPDGQVLIDAAGYPIVNTGVFEYAGNRAPDYTVQLTNSLAYKGLSLSFLLDFRQGGDVVNGNDWFATKTGMSPRTLDRYKQVVFDGVLANAAGTGPLLTSDGGYVRNTRPAELTQNYYQSVLTGTAASFVEDASWTRLRYVTLSYALPASLLGDFFIRGVELSVTGRNLLLLTNYSGVDPETAAAGAGVRGGGSSGFDYGSVPATRGVDMGLRVNF; translated from the coding sequence ATGAACAAACTTCTATGGTTACTGCTGGCCCTTGGAATATTGCTGGGGCCCGGCAGCTACGCCCAGACCGGCCAGCCCCGCCCCGTAACGGGCGTGGTGACCGACACCAAGGGCAACCCGCTGCCCGGCGTGACGGTGCTGGTGAAGGGCACCAGCAACGGGGCCAGCACCGGCGCCGACGGCCGCTTCTCGGTGCAGGCCGCCCCGGGCAGCACCCTGGCCTTCAGCTTTATCGGCTTCACCACCCAGGAGCGCACCGTGGGCCCCGACGGCGCGGTGGACATCCGGCTGGCCGAAAACACGACCAACCTGAACGACGTGGTGGTGACGGCCTACGGCATCAAGCAGGAGCGGCGGCAAATCAACTACGCGGCCCAGGAAGTGAAATCCAAGGACATCATTGAGTCGCGGCAAACCAACATCGTGAATGCCTTGCAGGGCAAGGTGGCCGGCGTGCAGATTACCAGCGCCGGCGGGGCGCCCGGCGAAGGCTCGTCCATCGTGATTCGGGGCGGCAACTCGCTCGACGGCGACAACCAGCCCCTGTTCGTTATCGACGGCATCATCATGGACAACTCCTCGTTCGTGGAGTCGACTTCGCCCGGGGGCGGCTCGGCCTTCAACGGGCAGCTGGGCCGCAGCTCCGTCAGCCAGAACCGGGCCGGCGACCTGAACCCGGAGGACATTGCCTCGATGACGGTGCTGAAAGGCCCGGCCGCCGCGGCCCTCTACGGCCTGCGCGCCGCCAACGGGGCCGTGATTATCACCACCAAAAAAGGCACAGCGGGCCGCACCAACATCAACTACCGCACGCAGTTTTCGGTGGACGAGGTGAACCGCCTGCCCAAGCTCCAGGATCAGTACAAGCAGGGCAGCAACGGCGTATTCGACGCCAGCACCCGGGGCTCGTGGGGGCCGCGCTTCGGCGCGGGCGAAACGGTGTACGACAACCTGGGCAACCTCTTCGAGAAGGGTACCGCCTGGCAGCACTACCTGACCATGTCGGGCGGCGGCGACAAGGCCACGTTCCTGGTGTCGGCGTCGCGCCTCGACCAGAAGGGCGTGGTGCCCAACACCTTGTATGACAAGTCGACGGTGCGGGCCTCGGGCACGGTGCAGTTTTCGCCCAAGTTCAGCGGCTCGGCCTCGGCCCAGTACCTGAACAGCGGCGGCCAGTCGCCGTTTCAGGGCGGCGGGTTGTTTGGCACGGGCCTGAACCCCAGCGGCTTCTTTACCAGCCTGCTAAACTGGCCCCGCAACGACGACGCCCGCAACTACCTCAACCCCGACGGCACCCGCCGCCGCCTGCTGGGCGCGGCCACCTCGGCCGGCGACCCGGACAACCCCTACTTCACCATTTACCGCAACCCCCAGACCACGCGCAGCAACCGCATGATCGGCAACGCGCAGGTCACGTTTCAGGCGGCCGAGTGGGCGGCCATCAGCTACAACATCGGCACCGACTTCTACGCCCAGAAAGACCGGTCGGTGCGGGCCGTGGGCACCTCCCAGCCCAGCAACCAGGACGGCGGCATCTCGGAAACCACCATCTTCAACCGCCTAGTCACGTCCAACTTCCTGGTCAGCCTCAACCACAAGTTTACCGACAACATCGGCACCTCGCTCACGCTGGGCAACACCGTGGAAGCCAGCCGCAACGAAACCACCGACAACATCGGCCTGATTTTCCAGAACCCGGATTTCGTCAGCATTAACAATACGGTGAACCGCAACACCCTAGTAACGAATAAGGAGCGGCGGCTTATCGGCAACTTTGCCCGCCTGAATCTGGATTTGTTTCAGCAGGTGACGCTGGAAGTGAACGGGCGGGTGGACATGTCGTCGACGCTGCCCCGGCCCGAGAAAAACAAGAACTTCGGCCGGGCCTTCGGCTACGGGTCGGCGGCCGTGGGCTGGGAGTTTACCCGCACCCTGGGTATGGATCAGAACCCGATTCTGAACTACGGCAAGGTGCGCGGCTCGGTGGCCGTGGTGGGCAAAGACACGGGCCCCTACCGCGTCGATTCGCCCCTGGCCCAGAGCACCTACATCGGGGGCGGCTTCCGCAACGGCTTTTTCGGCTCGAACCGCCTGCTCAAGCCCGAGCAAACCCGCTCGGTGGAAGCCGGCCTGGATTTGCAGTTTCTGCAGAACCGCCTGACCCTGGACGCGGCCGTGTACTACCAGGAAACGCGCGACCAGCTGATTGCGCCCCGCGTAAGCCAGGCGACGGCCTATATTTTCCAGTACATCAACGGGGGCACGGTGGAAAACAAGGGCTTCGAGCTGGCCCTGACCGGCTCGCCCATCAAGTCGGCGAAGGGCCTGACCTGGGACGTAATTGCCAACTTCACCCTGAACCGCAACCGCGCCGTGTCGTTGCCCAGCTTCCTGACCGAGGTCTACCAGTCCGACGCCTTCGTCATTGACTGGGCCCGGGGTGGGGCGTTTCCCGGCAAGCCGATTTCCTCCATCAGCGCCGTCAGCTACAAGCGCGCCCCCGACGGGCAGGTACTCATCGACGCGGCGGGCTACCCCATCGTGAATACCGGCGTGTTTGAGTACGCCGGCAACCGCGCCCCCGACTACACCGTGCAGCTCACCAACTCGCTTGCCTACAAAGGCTTGTCGTTGAGCTTCCTGCTCGACTTCCGCCAGGGCGGCGACGTGGTGAACGGCAACGACTGGTTTGCCACCAAAACCGGCATGAGTCCCCGCACCCTGGACCGCTACAAGCAGGTCGTGTTTGATGGGGTGCTGGCCAACGCGGCGGGCACGGGCCCGCTGCTGACCTCGGACGGGGGCTACGTGCGCAACACCCGCCCCGCCGAGCTAACCCAGAACTACTACCAGAGCGTGCTGACCGGCACGGCGGCCTCGTTCGTGGAAGACGCCTCCTGGACCCGCCTGCGCTACGTGACGCTGAGCTACGCGCTGCCCGCCTCGCTGCTCGGCGACTTCTTCATCCGGGGCGTGGAGCTGAGCGTGACGGGCCGCAACCTGCTGCTGCTCACCAACTACTCGGGCGTGGACCCCGAAACGGCGGCGGCCGGGGCCGGCGTGCGCGGCGGCGGCTCCTCGGGCTTCGACTACGGCAGCGTGCCCGCCACCCGCGGCGTCGACATGGGCCTACGGGTCAATTTTTAA
- a CDS encoding SusD/RagB family nutrient-binding outer membrane lipoprotein has translation MKKYILFLGLALSGAALTSCEKFLDVNTDPNNPITSAPNFLLPGIISQGFQQQMFTALTTTYISQYAVRKTLASSTDQFILTNGNSTNTFNYAFFYSGGNVPTMVAAAEQEKSPYYIGAGKIILAMDLAHATDMLGDLPYSEAFKGAENYTPKYDPQEQIYATVQSLLDEGIALMKTPATENTRPLYISVPSPSGDILYRGDTDKWIRFANALKARQLNHLSKKTSRYDPQQILQLISASFRNAADDAQIQYQVAVAPLAGTTNIFGVTRANFGTATFSNNIIKYLNGTVAGAAFPGVTDPRLPIMLAGSSSGSDPGIGIPPTSNLLNGVADFYNGWYARDLGIFEVITFHELKFIEAEAAFKAGDKTRALTAYKAGIRAHMTKIGVGGTFANPNVTFPTITPAQIDAYLASSAVAQTEAQLTIKNIMEQKYIAMFLNPESWTDLRRYDFDPAIYPNLKYPVGAPAALGNQWPRRMLPGATEVMYNPQAVAALGASAPDYITKPLWWDMP, from the coding sequence ATGAAAAAATATATCCTGTTTCTGGGGCTGGCGCTGAGTGGCGCGGCCCTGACTTCGTGCGAGAAGTTTCTCGACGTGAACACCGACCCCAACAACCCGATTACCTCGGCGCCGAACTTTCTGCTGCCCGGCATCATCTCCCAGGGCTTTCAGCAGCAGATGTTTACGGCCCTGACCACCACCTACATTTCCCAGTACGCGGTGCGCAAAACCCTGGCCAGCAGCACCGACCAGTTCATTCTGACCAACGGCAACAGCACCAACACCTTTAATTACGCCTTTTTCTACTCCGGCGGCAACGTGCCCACGATGGTAGCTGCCGCCGAGCAGGAAAAGTCGCCGTACTACATCGGGGCGGGCAAAATCATCCTGGCCATGGACCTGGCCCACGCCACCGACATGCTGGGCGACCTGCCTTACTCCGAAGCCTTTAAAGGGGCCGAAAACTACACGCCCAAATACGACCCGCAGGAGCAGATTTACGCCACCGTGCAGTCGTTGCTCGACGAGGGAATTGCCCTGATGAAGACGCCGGCCACCGAAAACACCCGGCCCCTCTACATCAGCGTGCCCAGCCCCAGCGGCGACATTCTCTACCGCGGCGACACCGACAAGTGGATTCGCTTTGCCAACGCCCTGAAGGCCCGGCAGCTCAACCACCTCAGCAAGAAAACCAGCCGCTACGACCCGCAGCAGATTCTGCAATTGATTAGCGCCAGCTTCCGCAACGCGGCCGACGACGCGCAGATTCAGTACCAGGTGGCCGTGGCCCCGCTGGCCGGCACCACCAACATCTTCGGCGTGACGCGGGCCAACTTCGGCACGGCCACCTTCTCCAACAACATCATCAAGTACCTGAACGGCACCGTGGCCGGGGCGGCATTTCCGGGCGTCACGGACCCGCGCCTGCCCATTATGCTGGCGGGCAGCAGCAGCGGCTCCGACCCCGGCATCGGCATTCCGCCCACCAGCAACCTGCTCAACGGCGTGGCCGATTTCTACAACGGCTGGTACGCCCGCGACCTGGGCATTTTTGAGGTCATTACGTTTCACGAGCTGAAGTTCATCGAGGCGGAAGCCGCGTTTAAGGCCGGCGACAAAACCCGGGCCCTGACCGCCTACAAAGCCGGCATCCGGGCCCACATGACCAAAATCGGGGTGGGCGGCACTTTTGCTAACCCCAACGTGACCTTTCCCACCATCACGCCGGCCCAGATTGACGCCTACCTGGCCAGCAGCGCCGTGGCCCAGACCGAGGCCCAGCTGACCATCAAGAACATTATGGAGCAGAAGTACATTGCCATGTTTCTGAACCCGGAGTCGTGGACGGACCTGCGCCGCTACGACTTCGACCCCGCCATTTACCCCAACCTGAAGTACCCCGTGGGGGCCCCGGCCGCGCTGGGGAATCAGTGGCCGCGCCGGATGCTGCCGGGCGCTACCGAGGTGATGTACAACCCGCAGGCCGTGGCCGCCCTCGGCGCCAGCGCCCCCGACTACATCACCAAGCCCCTGTGGTGGGATATGCCGTAA
- a CDS encoding glycoside hydrolase family 10 protein, translated as MFRLIAAARPVALCFAFFLLLLGFGRPLRAQDGPPKRELRGVWIATVENIDWPSSRTLTPEQQRREYRRILDVQQRNGINAVFVQVRPAADAFYQSELEPWSKWLTGQQGKVPSPAYDPLPFLIEEAHARGMEFHAWFNPYRASMDSVTRRLAPNHPFKQHPEWFLRFGGKLLFNPGLPEVRNYITRVILDVVRRYDIDGVHFDDYFYPYPEPGLKIQDDAAFQLYNADKLSLADWRRQNVNKLIEHLHDTIQGTKRWVKFGISPFGVWMNKSAHPDGSDTRAGQPSYANLYADSRLWLQEGWIDYIVPQLYWSTNFKLVPYATLLEWWTRNHFDRHLYIGQGAYRMLENTRSDTTWRNPRELPRQVRLNRSYPTEVSGSVFFSARSLMANPLHTRDSLRQNLFRYPALVPTMPWLDAVPPRPAQNLVLTRAAPAITLTWQPGPVAADGDVARYFVVYRFTKDQQPTPDDPRNILALVPSRPGMSSVLVDTSAVPGTDYAYYITAVDRLHNESSPVRVTTQGKAAEVIVAQAPVSQPAAPAPAPAPAAPVTRPAPTPAPRPAVVKPETAAVTKVKVKTRKRGFFARLFGKK; from the coding sequence ATGTTCCGATTGATTGCCGCTGCCCGCCCCGTTGCTCTTTGCTTTGCTTTTTTCCTGCTGCTGCTCGGTTTCGGCCGGCCGCTCCGGGCCCAGGACGGGCCGCCCAAGCGGGAGCTGCGCGGGGTCTGGATTGCCACCGTCGAGAATATTGACTGGCCCAGCAGCCGCACGCTCACGCCCGAGCAGCAGCGCCGCGAGTACCGCCGCATCCTGGACGTGCAGCAGCGCAACGGCATCAACGCGGTGTTTGTGCAGGTGCGCCCCGCCGCCGATGCCTTTTACCAGAGCGAGCTGGAGCCCTGGAGTAAGTGGCTGACTGGCCAGCAGGGCAAAGTCCCCAGCCCAGCCTACGACCCGCTGCCCTTCCTGATTGAGGAAGCCCACGCCCGGGGCATGGAGTTTCACGCCTGGTTTAACCCCTACCGGGCCAGCATGGACTCCGTGACGCGCCGCCTGGCCCCCAACCACCCCTTTAAGCAGCACCCCGAGTGGTTTCTGCGCTTCGGCGGCAAGCTGCTCTTCAACCCCGGCCTGCCCGAAGTGCGCAACTACATTACCCGGGTGATTCTGGACGTGGTGCGCCGCTACGACATCGACGGGGTGCACTTCGACGACTATTTCTACCCTTACCCCGAACCCGGCCTCAAGATTCAGGACGACGCGGCTTTTCAGCTCTACAATGCCGATAAGCTGAGCCTGGCCGACTGGCGCCGGCAGAACGTGAACAAGCTCATTGAGCACCTCCACGACACGATTCAGGGCACCAAGCGCTGGGTGAAATTCGGCATTTCGCCCTTCGGTGTCTGGATGAACAAGTCGGCCCACCCCGACGGCTCCGACACCCGCGCCGGCCAGCCCAGCTACGCCAACCTCTACGCCGACTCGCGCCTGTGGCTGCAGGAAGGCTGGATTGACTACATCGTGCCCCAGCTCTACTGGAGCACCAACTTCAAGCTGGTGCCCTACGCCACGCTGCTGGAGTGGTGGACGCGCAACCACTTCGACCGGCACCTCTACATCGGGCAGGGCGCCTACCGCATGCTGGAAAATACCCGCTCCGACACGACCTGGCGCAACCCGCGCGAACTGCCGCGGCAGGTGCGCCTCAACCGCTCGTACCCCACCGAAGTCAGCGGCAGCGTGTTTTTCAGTGCCCGCTCCCTGATGGCCAACCCGCTGCACACCCGCGACTCGCTGCGGCAGAATCTGTTCCGCTACCCGGCCCTGGTGCCCACCATGCCCTGGCTGGATGCCGTGCCGCCCCGCCCGGCCCAGAACCTGGTGCTCACCCGCGCCGCGCCCGCCATTACCCTCACCTGGCAGCCCGGCCCCGTGGCCGCCGACGGCGACGTGGCCCGCTACTTCGTGGTGTACCGCTTCACCAAAGACCAGCAGCCCACCCCCGACGACCCGCGCAACATCCTGGCCCTGGTGCCCAGCCGCCCCGGCATGTCGTCGGTGCTGGTAGACACCAGCGCCGTGCCCGGCACCGACTACGCCTACTACATAACGGCCGTCGACCGGCTGCACAACGAAAGCTCGCCGGTGCGGGTAACCACCCAGGGCAAAGCCGCCGAGGTAATCGTGGCCCAGGCCCCGGTCAGCCAGCCCGCGGCTCCGGCCCCGGCCCCGGCTCCGGCAGCCCCCGTTACCCGGCCCGCGCCCACGCCCGCGCCGCGCCCGGCCGTCGTGAAGCCCGAAACGGCGGCGGTTACCAAGGTGAAAGTCAAGACCAGGAAGCGCGGCTTTTTCGCCCGGCTGTTTGGCAAGAAGTAA
- the nagB gene encoding glucosamine-6-phosphate deaminase: MLALSSPPVLAVTIHPDSEVASAAVARTIAELIRQRQAEGRPAVLGLATGSSPTRVYEELVRLHREEGLSFRNVVSFNLDEYYPMPPDSLQSYVRFMREYLFDHVDIQPENVHIPDGTLPQEQVAEFCRQYEARIQAVGGIDLQLLGIGRTGHIGFNEPGSGPQSRTRLITLDHITRTDAAADFYGEENVPRRALTMGVGTILEARRIVLLAWGEGKAAVIKRMVEGEPSDSVPATYLQQHPRVDVVLDEAAGAELTERKTPWLAGVPCHWPDEALVRKAVTWLARRLEKPILKLTDEDYNENGLSELLAESGRAYSINIRVFNQLQHTITGWPGGKPDADDTHRPERAAPFPKRVLIFSPHPDDDVISMGGTLLRLVEQGHEVHVAYQTSGNIAVFDDETLRFAEFVADYDAAFRLDEQPAENLYHRVADFLKNKAPGQVDSPEVQQIKGLIRRGEAKAACRYAGIPDDRAHFMDLPFYETGRVRKKPIGEEDIRLTMELLHQIRPQQIYAAGDLSDPHGTHRVCLAAIFEAVRRLKAAGTDWLPDCWVWLYRGAWQEWDIDQIEMAVPLSPDELTRKRRAIFKHQSQKDRPLFPGADQREFWQRSEARNRTTAKIYDQLGLAEYEGIEAFVRWVF; this comes from the coding sequence ATGCTTGCTCTCAGCTCTCCGCCCGTCCTGGCCGTCACCATCCACCCCGATTCGGAAGTTGCCTCCGCCGCCGTGGCCCGCACCATCGCCGAGCTGATCCGGCAGCGGCAGGCCGAGGGCCGCCCGGCCGTACTGGGGCTGGCCACGGGCTCCTCACCGACGCGGGTGTACGAGGAGCTGGTGCGCCTGCACCGGGAGGAGGGACTGAGCTTCCGCAACGTCGTCAGCTTCAACCTCGACGAGTATTACCCCATGCCGCCCGACTCGCTGCAGAGCTACGTGCGCTTCATGCGCGAGTACCTGTTCGACCACGTCGACATCCAACCCGAAAACGTGCACATCCCCGACGGAACCCTGCCCCAGGAGCAGGTCGCCGAGTTTTGCCGCCAGTACGAAGCCCGGATTCAGGCCGTCGGCGGCATCGACTTGCAGCTGCTGGGCATCGGGCGCACCGGCCACATCGGCTTCAACGAGCCCGGCTCGGGGCCCCAGTCGCGCACCCGCCTCATCACGCTCGACCACATCACCCGCACCGACGCGGCCGCCGACTTCTACGGGGAGGAAAACGTGCCCCGCCGGGCCCTGACGATGGGCGTGGGCACCATTCTCGAAGCCCGCCGCATTGTACTGCTGGCCTGGGGCGAAGGCAAGGCCGCCGTGATAAAGCGCATGGTGGAAGGGGAGCCCAGCGACTCGGTGCCGGCCACCTACCTGCAGCAGCACCCCCGCGTGGACGTGGTGCTCGACGAAGCCGCCGGGGCCGAGCTGACGGAGCGCAAAACGCCCTGGCTGGCCGGCGTGCCCTGCCACTGGCCCGATGAGGCCCTGGTGCGCAAGGCCGTGACCTGGCTGGCCCGCCGCCTCGAAAAGCCCATCCTCAAGCTCACCGACGAAGACTACAACGAAAACGGCCTCTCGGAGCTGCTGGCCGAGTCGGGGCGGGCTTACAGCATCAACATTCGGGTGTTCAACCAGCTCCAGCACACCATCACGGGCTGGCCCGGCGGCAAGCCCGACGCCGACGACACCCACCGCCCCGAGCGGGCCGCGCCGTTTCCCAAGCGCGTGCTCATCTTCTCACCCCACCCCGACGACGACGTTATCAGCATGGGCGGCACGTTGCTGCGCCTGGTTGAGCAGGGCCACGAGGTGCACGTGGCCTACCAGACCTCGGGCAACATTGCCGTGTTCGACGACGAGACTTTGCGCTTCGCCGAGTTCGTGGCCGACTATGACGCGGCCTTCCGCCTGGACGAGCAGCCGGCCGAAAACCTCTACCACCGCGTGGCCGATTTCCTCAAGAACAAAGCTCCCGGCCAGGTCGACTCGCCCGAGGTGCAGCAGATCAAGGGCCTGATCCGGCGGGGCGAGGCCAAGGCCGCCTGCCGCTACGCCGGCATCCCCGACGACCGCGCCCACTTCATGGACCTGCCGTTTTACGAAACCGGCCGGGTGCGCAAAAAGCCCATTGGCGAGGAAGACATTCGCCTCACGATGGAATTGCTCCACCAGATCCGGCCCCAGCAGATTTACGCGGCCGGCGACCTGAGCGACCCGCACGGCACCCACCGCGTGTGCCTGGCCGCCATCTTCGAGGCCGTGCGGCGGCTGAAGGCCGCGGGCACCGACTGGCTGCCCGACTGCTGGGTGTGGCTCTACCGCGGGGCCTGGCAGGAGTGGGACATCGACCAGATTGAAATGGCCGTGCCCCTGAGCCCCGACGAGCTGACGCGCAAGCGCCGGGCCATCTTCAAGCACCAGTCGCAGAAGGACCGGCCGCTGTTTCCCGGCGCCGACCAGCGCGAGTTCTGGCAGCGCAGCGAGGCCCGCAACCGCACCACGGCCAAAATCTACGACCAGCTGGGCCTGGCCGAGTACGAGGGCATCGAAGCTTTCGTGCGCTGGGTATTCTGA